Proteins from a genomic interval of Geodermatophilus obscurus DSM 43160:
- a CDS encoding cupin domain-containing protein gives MSHPDPGTVVVRTLAEHPMVEAGTSALRMVAPGSETAGRFGLVEYRLAPHSPGAAPHYHQTFSESFYVVSGRLTVYADGAWRPYSAGDFALVHERGVHGFRNDGDEPADFLILFAPGTAREQFFAEMAELRRSGRTPSPEEMTAFYARHDQVMVDV, from the coding sequence GTGTCCCACCCGGATCCCGGCACGGTCGTCGTCCGCACCCTCGCCGAGCACCCGATGGTCGAGGCAGGGACCAGCGCGCTGCGCATGGTCGCGCCCGGCTCGGAGACCGCCGGCCGCTTCGGCCTGGTCGAGTACCGGCTCGCGCCGCACAGCCCGGGCGCCGCGCCGCACTACCACCAGACGTTCTCCGAGTCGTTCTACGTGGTCTCCGGCAGGCTCACCGTGTACGCCGACGGGGCGTGGCGGCCGTACTCGGCGGGGGACTTCGCGCTGGTGCACGAGCGCGGCGTGCACGGCTTCCGCAACGACGGCGACGAGCCGGCCGACTTCCTCATCCTCTTCGCGCCCGGCACCGCCCGGGAGCAGTTCTTCGCCGAGATGGCCGAGCTGCGCCGCAGCGGCCGGACGCCGTCCCCGGAGGAGATGACCGCCTTCTACGCCCGGCACGACCAGGTGATGGTCGACGTCTGA
- a CDS encoding M24 family metallopeptidase — MTLVAPDPTRTVPLPLREQADVRDRWLTQRLLDLLPGLMDRAGIDLWLVVGREYNEDPVLATLLPATWLSARRRTILVLHRSDDGVTAAAVSRYPVGQFLPAWSPDAGGRPPAEDAQWAEVRRIVEQAAPQRIGIDVSADFALADGLSHTEHRRLTEALGPWADRLVPAEDLAVGWLETRLPEEIAVLDRLNRRVREVVEEAFSPAVLTAGVSTGTDLAWWLRQRLSDLGVEPWFHPVVDVQRAGVAPRCEQGALLPAVPFDVPVEPGDLVHCDVGLSSLGLKTDSQRNGYVLRRGETDAPAGLRQALAVGNRLQDLTTAELVAGRTGNEVLAAVRCAAAAEGIDGDVYSHPVGVHGHGAGPAIGRWDDQRGVPGAGDRVLHPDTVYALELCVRVPVAEWGGQPVRMALEEGVALTEDGVSYLGDRQTELLLIPDA; from the coding sequence ATGACGCTCGTCGCGCCGGACCCGACCCGCACGGTGCCGCTGCCGCTGCGCGAGCAGGCCGACGTCCGCGACCGGTGGCTGACCCAGCGGCTGCTCGACCTGCTGCCCGGGCTGATGGACCGCGCCGGCATCGACCTGTGGCTGGTCGTCGGCCGCGAGTACAACGAGGACCCGGTGCTGGCCACGCTGCTCCCGGCCACCTGGCTCTCGGCCCGCCGGCGCACGATCCTGGTGCTGCACCGCAGCGACGACGGCGTCACCGCGGCGGCGGTCTCGCGGTACCCGGTGGGCCAGTTCCTGCCGGCCTGGTCCCCCGATGCCGGCGGGCGGCCGCCGGCCGAGGACGCCCAGTGGGCTGAGGTCCGCCGCATCGTCGAGCAGGCCGCCCCGCAGCGGATCGGCATCGACGTCTCCGCGGACTTCGCCCTCGCCGACGGGCTGTCGCACACCGAGCACCGTCGGCTCACCGAGGCGCTGGGGCCGTGGGCCGACCGGCTGGTGCCGGCCGAGGACCTCGCGGTCGGCTGGCTGGAGACCCGGCTGCCGGAGGAGATCGCCGTCCTGGATCGGCTCAACCGGCGGGTGCGCGAGGTGGTCGAGGAGGCCTTCTCCCCCGCCGTCCTGACCGCCGGTGTCTCCACCGGCACCGACCTGGCCTGGTGGCTCCGCCAGCGGCTGTCCGACCTGGGCGTCGAGCCGTGGTTCCACCCGGTGGTCGACGTGCAGCGCGCTGGGGTGGCGCCGCGCTGCGAGCAGGGCGCGCTGCTGCCGGCCGTCCCCTTCGACGTGCCGGTGGAGCCCGGCGACCTGGTGCACTGCGACGTCGGCCTGTCCAGCCTCGGCCTGAAGACCGACAGCCAGCGCAACGGCTACGTGCTGCGCCGCGGCGAGACGGACGCGCCGGCCGGTCTGCGGCAGGCGCTGGCCGTCGGCAACCGGCTGCAGGACCTCACCACGGCGGAGCTCGTCGCCGGACGGACCGGCAACGAGGTGCTGGCCGCGGTCCGGTGCGCCGCGGCGGCCGAGGGCATCGACGGCGACGTCTACTCGCACCCGGTCGGGGTCCACGGCCACGGCGCGGGACCGGCGATCGGCCGGTGGGACGACCAGCGCGGCGTCCCCGGCGCCGGCGACCGGGTGCTGCACCCGGACACCGTCTACGCCCTCGAGCTGTGCGTGCGGGTGCCGGTGGCCGAGTGGGGCGGCCAGCCGGTGCGCATGGCGCTGGAGGAGGGCGTGGCCCTCACCGAGGACGGCGTGAGCTACCTCGGCGACCGGCAGACCGAGCTGCTGCTCATCCCCGACGCCTGA
- the glnA gene encoding type I glutamate--ammonia ligase → MDRQQEFVLRTLEERDIRFVRLWFTDVSGYLKAVAVAPAEIEAAFAEGIGFDGSAIEGFARVYESDMLAKPDPGTFQVMPSAKGGSSDTARMFCDLTTPDGSPSWADPRHVLRRALTKAADMGFTFYTHPEVEFFLLKDQPSDGSPPEPADNGGYFDLSTHNVAHDFRREAVFALEAMGISVEFSHHEVAPGQQEIDLRYADALSMADNIMTLRHVVREVALAQHVHATFMPKPFTDLAGSAMHTHLSLFEGDRNAFHDPADPMKLSTTGKQFIAGLLVHAKEYTAVTNQTVNSYRRLLAGTEAPTAATWGRANRSALVRLPSYKPNKGQSARVEVRSPDSACNPYLTFAILLAAGLRGIEKGYELPPEAEDDVWSLTDTERRAAGYEDLPVSLGEALTAMQGSELVAETLGEHVFEFFLRNKWAEFNAYRQNVTPWELKRYLPGL, encoded by the coding sequence ATGGACCGACAGCAGGAGTTCGTCCTGCGCACCCTCGAGGAACGCGACATCCGCTTCGTGCGGCTGTGGTTCACCGACGTCTCCGGTTACCTCAAGGCCGTGGCTGTGGCGCCCGCGGAGATCGAGGCGGCCTTCGCCGAGGGCATCGGCTTCGACGGCTCGGCGATCGAGGGCTTTGCGCGCGTCTACGAGTCCGACATGCTCGCCAAGCCCGACCCCGGCACCTTCCAGGTGATGCCGTCGGCCAAGGGCGGCTCCAGCGACACCGCGCGGATGTTCTGCGACCTCACCACGCCCGACGGCTCGCCGTCCTGGGCCGACCCGCGGCACGTGCTGCGCCGGGCGCTGACGAAGGCCGCCGACATGGGCTTCACCTTCTACACCCACCCCGAGGTCGAGTTCTTCCTGCTCAAGGACCAGCCCAGCGACGGCAGCCCGCCCGAGCCGGCCGACAACGGCGGCTACTTCGACCTCTCCACGCACAACGTCGCCCACGACTTCCGCCGCGAGGCGGTCTTCGCGCTCGAGGCGATGGGCATCTCGGTGGAGTTCAGCCACCACGAGGTCGCGCCCGGCCAGCAGGAGATCGACCTGCGCTACGCCGACGCGCTGTCGATGGCCGACAACATCATGACGCTGCGGCACGTCGTCCGTGAGGTGGCGCTCGCGCAGCACGTGCACGCCACCTTCATGCCCAAGCCGTTCACCGACCTGGCGGGCTCGGCGATGCACACCCACCTGTCGCTGTTCGAGGGCGACCGCAACGCCTTCCACGACCCGGCCGACCCGATGAAGCTGTCGACCACCGGCAAGCAGTTCATCGCCGGCCTGCTCGTCCACGCCAAGGAGTACACCGCCGTCACCAACCAGACGGTGAACTCCTACCGGCGGCTGCTGGCCGGCACCGAGGCGCCGACCGCGGCCACCTGGGGCCGGGCCAACCGCTCGGCGCTCGTGCGGCTGCCCTCGTACAAGCCGAACAAGGGCCAGTCGGCCCGGGTGGAGGTCCGCTCGCCGGACTCCGCGTGCAACCCCTACCTCACCTTCGCGATCCTGCTGGCCGCCGGGCTGCGCGGCATCGAGAAGGGCTACGAGCTACCGCCGGAGGCCGAGGACGACGTCTGGTCGCTCACCGACACCGAGCGCCGCGCCGCCGGCTACGAGGACCTCCCGGTGTCCCTCGGCGAGGCGCTCACCGCCATGCAGGGCAGCGAGCTGGTGGCCGAGACCCTCGGCGAGCACGTCTTCGAGTTCTTCCTGCGCAATAAGTGGGCCGAGTTCAACGCCTACCGGCAGAACGTGACCCCGTGGGAGCTCAAGCGCTACCTGCCCGGCCTCTGA
- a CDS encoding NAD+ synthase: MSEPVQLRVALAQVDTRVGDIAGNAALVTTWTAIAAEDGAHVVVFPEMTLTGYPPEDLVLRESFAQASEKALVELAGDLAERGLGDTAVVVGYLAHTEGIGPATTESMPGDDDRPADANPRRGAPRNAAALLHGGEVVVRYHKRHLPNYGVFDEARYFVPGTELPVVRLHGVDVALTVCEDLWVEGGPCGVAGEAGVDLVLSPNASPYERAKDDLRLPLVRRRAAEARATVVYCNQVGGQDELVFDGDSMAVAPDGELLGRAPQFVEHLLCVDLRVDRSAVPDRREGRFGPMTVTRHVLSEEPVPAFDPRPASVAEPLSDCEEVWRALVLGLRDFIDKNGMPSVVLGLSGGIDSAVCAALAVDALGADRVYGVGLPSRYSSEHSLADAEDLARRTGLHYSVVPIAPMVDAYHSSVELSGVAAENLQARVRGTLLMGLSNQHGHLLLTTGNKSEIAVGYSTLYGDSAGGFAPIKDVPKTLVWALARWRNEYARGRGETEPIPVNSIEKPPSAELAPGQVDTDSLPSYEELDAVVADYVDRDLGMGELLERGHDPEVVARVLRLVDAAEFKRRQSAPGTKISLKAFGRDRRLPVTNRWRETLPTVREGAASHP, from the coding sequence GTGAGCGAACCCGTGCAGCTCCGCGTGGCCCTGGCCCAGGTCGACACCCGCGTCGGCGACATCGCCGGCAACGCCGCGCTGGTCACCACCTGGACGGCGATCGCCGCCGAGGACGGCGCCCACGTCGTCGTCTTCCCCGAGATGACCCTCACCGGGTACCCGCCCGAGGACCTCGTGCTCCGCGAGTCCTTCGCGCAGGCCAGTGAGAAGGCGCTGGTCGAGCTCGCCGGCGACCTGGCCGAGCGGGGGCTCGGCGACACCGCGGTCGTCGTCGGCTACCTCGCACACACCGAGGGCATTGGCCCGGCGACGACGGAGTCGATGCCCGGCGACGACGACCGCCCGGCCGACGCCAACCCGCGCCGCGGCGCACCCCGCAACGCCGCCGCGCTCCTGCACGGCGGCGAGGTCGTCGTCCGCTACCACAAGCGGCACCTGCCCAACTACGGCGTCTTCGACGAGGCCCGCTACTTCGTGCCCGGCACCGAGCTGCCGGTCGTGCGGCTGCACGGGGTGGACGTCGCGCTGACCGTCTGCGAGGACCTCTGGGTCGAGGGCGGTCCGTGCGGCGTCGCCGGGGAGGCCGGCGTCGACCTGGTGCTCTCCCCCAACGCCTCGCCCTACGAGCGGGCCAAGGACGACCTGCGCCTGCCGCTGGTCCGCCGCCGGGCGGCCGAGGCGCGGGCCACGGTCGTCTACTGCAACCAGGTCGGCGGCCAGGACGAGCTGGTCTTCGACGGCGACTCGATGGCCGTGGCGCCGGACGGCGAGCTGCTGGGCCGCGCGCCGCAGTTCGTCGAGCACCTGCTGTGCGTCGACCTGCGCGTCGACCGCTCGGCCGTGCCCGACCGGCGCGAGGGCCGGTTCGGGCCGATGACGGTCACCCGGCACGTGCTCTCCGAGGAGCCGGTGCCCGCGTTCGACCCGCGGCCGGCCTCGGTCGCCGAGCCGCTGTCGGACTGCGAGGAGGTCTGGCGGGCGCTGGTGCTGGGCCTGCGGGACTTCATCGACAAGAACGGCATGCCCTCGGTGGTGCTCGGCCTCTCGGGCGGCATCGACTCCGCCGTCTGCGCCGCCCTCGCCGTCGACGCGCTGGGCGCCGACCGGGTGTACGGCGTCGGCCTGCCGTCGCGGTACTCCAGCGAGCACTCGCTCGCCGACGCCGAGGACCTCGCCCGGCGGACCGGGCTGCACTACTCCGTCGTCCCGATCGCGCCAATGGTCGACGCCTACCACTCGTCGGTGGAGCTCAGCGGGGTCGCCGCGGAGAACCTGCAGGCGCGGGTGCGCGGCACGCTGCTGATGGGGTTGTCCAACCAGCACGGCCACCTGCTGCTCACGACCGGCAACAAGAGCGAGATCGCGGTCGGCTACTCCACGCTCTACGGCGACTCGGCCGGCGGCTTCGCCCCCATCAAGGACGTGCCGAAGACGCTGGTCTGGGCCCTCGCCCGGTGGCGCAACGAGTACGCGCGGGGGCGGGGGGAGACCGAGCCGATCCCGGTCAACTCGATCGAGAAGCCGCCGTCGGCCGAGCTCGCCCCCGGCCAGGTCGACACCGACTCGCTGCCCTCCTACGAGGAGCTCGACGCGGTCGTCGCCGACTACGTCGACCGCGACCTCGGGATGGGCGAGCTGCTCGAGCGCGGCCACGACCCGGAGGTGGTGGCGCGGGTGCTGCGGCTGGTGGACGCCGCGGAGTTCAAGCGCCGGCAGTCCGCGCCCGGAACGAAGATCAGCCTCAAGGCGTTCGGACGCGACAGGCGGCTGCCCGTCACCAACCGGTGGCGGGAGACGCTGCCCACCGTCCGTGAAGGAGCGGCATCACACCCATGA
- a CDS encoding slipin family protein produces MDVVLALVVIAVLGLLVLVGASVRVVTQYQRGVVLRFGRLLGDARPPGLTVIAPGIDRMHKVNMQIVTMPVPAQEGITRDNVTVKVDAVVYYRVFDPVRVVVDVQNYQAAIAQVAQASLRSIIGKSDLDDLLSNRERLNQGLELMLDNPAVDWGVHIDRVDIKDVALPESMKRSMSRQAEAERERRSRVITAEGELQASQKLAQAAQVMATQPAALQLRLLQTMVEVAAEKNSTVVLPFPVELLRFLEHATPPSSEARTPSAAGDLPVLRPTTPPVPAS; encoded by the coding sequence ATGGACGTCGTTCTCGCACTGGTCGTCATCGCCGTGCTCGGGCTGCTGGTGCTCGTGGGCGCGAGCGTCCGGGTGGTCACCCAGTACCAGCGCGGAGTGGTCCTGCGGTTCGGCCGGCTGCTCGGCGACGCCCGGCCGCCCGGCCTGACCGTCATCGCGCCGGGCATCGACCGGATGCACAAGGTGAACATGCAGATCGTCACCATGCCGGTGCCGGCGCAGGAGGGGATCACCCGCGACAACGTCACCGTCAAGGTCGACGCGGTCGTCTACTACCGCGTGTTCGACCCGGTGCGGGTCGTCGTCGACGTGCAGAACTACCAGGCCGCGATCGCCCAGGTCGCGCAGGCGTCGCTGCGGTCGATCATCGGCAAGAGCGATCTCGACGACCTGCTGTCCAACCGCGAACGGCTCAACCAGGGCCTCGAGCTGATGCTCGACAACCCGGCCGTCGACTGGGGCGTGCACATCGACCGGGTCGACATCAAGGACGTCGCGCTGCCGGAGTCGATGAAGCGGTCGATGTCCCGGCAGGCGGAGGCCGAGCGCGAGCGCCGGTCCCGGGTGATCACCGCCGAGGGCGAGCTGCAGGCCTCGCAGAAGCTGGCGCAGGCCGCTCAGGTGATGGCGACCCAGCCGGCCGCGCTGCAGCTGCGCCTGCTGCAGACCATGGTCGAGGTGGCCGCGGAGAAGAACTCCACCGTCGTCCTGCCGTTCCCCGTCGAGCTGCTCCGCTTCCTGGAGCACGCCACGCCCCCGTCCTCGGAGGCCCGGACCCCGAGCGCGGCCGGTGACCTGCCCGTCCTCCGGCCGACGACCCCGCCGGTGCCCGCGAGCTGA
- the npdG gene encoding NADPH-dependent F420 reductase: MTDGRSVEELVVGVLGGTGPQGRGLAVRLAAAGQRVLLGSRDAERAGEVAAQVAERATAAAGGTDVSVTGGANVDVAGAADLVVVAVPYAGHADTLAELATPLAGKVVVDCVVPMAFDELGAYVLDVPEGSAAQQAAALLPDSHVVGAFHHLSARLLEDLSRPTLDGDVMVVGDVREATDTVQALAGRLPGMRGIYAGRLRNARQVEALTINLVSVNRRYKAHAGIRVTDV, from the coding sequence GTGACCGACGGACGCTCGGTGGAGGAACTGGTCGTCGGCGTGCTGGGCGGCACCGGTCCGCAGGGCCGCGGGCTCGCCGTCCGGCTGGCGGCGGCCGGGCAGCGCGTGCTGCTGGGGTCGCGGGACGCCGAGCGGGCCGGTGAGGTCGCGGCGCAGGTCGCCGAGCGGGCCACTGCCGCAGCCGGGGGCACCGACGTCTCGGTGACCGGCGGTGCCAACGTCGACGTCGCGGGCGCGGCCGACCTGGTCGTGGTCGCCGTCCCCTACGCCGGGCACGCCGACACCCTCGCGGAGCTCGCGACCCCGCTGGCCGGCAAGGTCGTCGTCGACTGCGTCGTCCCCATGGCCTTCGACGAGCTCGGCGCGTACGTGCTCGACGTCCCGGAGGGGTCGGCGGCCCAGCAGGCCGCCGCGCTGCTGCCCGACTCGCACGTGGTCGGCGCCTTCCACCACCTGTCGGCGCGGCTGCTTGAGGACCTCTCCAGGCCCACCCTGGACGGCGACGTGATGGTCGTCGGCGACGTCCGTGAGGCCACTGACACCGTGCAGGCGCTGGCCGGCCGGCTGCCGGGCATGCGCGGCATCTACGCCGGCCGGCTGCGCAACGCCCGCCAGGTCGAGGCCCTGACGATCAACCTGGTGTCGGTGAACCGCCGGTACAAGGCGCACGCCGGCATCCGCGTCACCGACGTCTGA
- a CDS encoding DUF4345 family protein, whose amino-acid sequence MTLRGHLRRSAAGACADIGVVAALAPARVPALFGGAAGTPDARTEVRAVHAGIPLALAASLTAASGSTPGDDAVLRTVGAAGAGMAVARSAGCVAERRLTARPSGAFLALEAALAVALRAAAQAGGSRRTG is encoded by the coding sequence ATGACCCTGCGAGGACACCTGCGCCGCTCGGCGGCGGGGGCCTGTGCCGACATCGGCGTCGTCGCCGCGCTCGCGCCCGCACGGGTGCCGGCCCTCTTCGGCGGTGCCGCCGGCACACCCGACGCGCGGACGGAGGTCCGGGCGGTCCACGCCGGCATCCCGCTGGCCCTCGCGGCGTCCCTGACCGCGGCGTCGGGATCGACACCCGGGGACGACGCCGTCCTGCGCACGGTGGGCGCCGCCGGCGCCGGCATGGCCGTCGCGCGGTCGGCCGGGTGCGTGGCCGAGCGCCGGCTCACCGCCCGGCCGAGCGGCGCCTTCCTCGCCCTCGAGGCGGCGCTCGCCGTGGCGCTGCGGGCGGCAGCGCAGGCAGGGGGCAGCCGCCGCACCGGCTGA
- a CDS encoding SDR family oxidoreductase: protein MADTRRPVSDQVVVVLGASSGIGRATALEFARQGCTRIVVASRGEEALGTLVEELTRKGAEAVAVPTDITDQAAVRALVDAAEARFGRIDTFVTVPGVGIWGSVKQIDLDEFRRVTEVNYIGHVAAAQAAVPALERAGGGVLIGIGSVEGYRSIPLHAPYSASKFALRAFYDALRMELAEEGSPVEVSQILPAGIATPFFEHARTKLGWMPKPPPPVYAPELVAEAVVRASVHPRREVPVGDAALGFIAGQRFSPALTDALLSVTGRQLQTTDRPDDGTDILDTPTPGPGRVRGAYADQVLTTSPVTRVAGAVARPGELLLRAIRRRPSA from the coding sequence ATGGCCGACACCCGACGTCCCGTCAGCGACCAGGTGGTCGTCGTCCTCGGTGCCTCCAGCGGCATCGGGCGAGCGACCGCGCTGGAGTTCGCGCGGCAGGGCTGCACCCGCATCGTCGTCGCCTCCCGCGGTGAGGAGGCCCTCGGCACGCTGGTCGAGGAGCTCACGCGGAAGGGCGCGGAGGCGGTCGCCGTCCCCACCGACATCACCGACCAGGCCGCCGTCCGGGCGCTGGTCGACGCCGCCGAGGCCCGCTTCGGCCGGATCGACACCTTCGTGACCGTGCCCGGGGTCGGCATCTGGGGGTCGGTCAAGCAGATCGACCTCGACGAGTTCCGCCGGGTCACCGAGGTGAACTACATCGGTCACGTGGCCGCCGCGCAGGCCGCCGTCCCGGCGCTGGAGCGGGCCGGCGGTGGCGTGCTGATCGGCATCGGCTCGGTGGAGGGCTACCGGTCCATCCCGCTGCACGCGCCGTACTCGGCGAGCAAGTTCGCGCTGCGGGCCTTCTACGACGCGCTGCGGATGGAGCTGGCCGAGGAGGGGTCGCCGGTCGAGGTGAGCCAGATCCTGCCCGCCGGCATCGCCACGCCCTTCTTCGAGCACGCCCGCACCAAGCTCGGCTGGATGCCCAAGCCGCCGCCGCCCGTCTACGCGCCCGAGCTGGTCGCCGAGGCCGTCGTACGGGCGTCGGTGCACCCGCGGCGGGAGGTCCCGGTGGGCGACGCCGCGCTGGGCTTCATCGCCGGGCAGCGGTTCAGTCCCGCGCTCACCGACGCGCTGCTGTCGGTGACCGGCCGACAGCTGCAGACCACCGACCGGCCCGACGACGGCACCGACATCCTCGACACCCCGACCCCGGGCCCCGGCCGGGTGCGCGGCGCCTACGCGGACCAGGTGCTGACCACCAGCCCGGTCACTCGGGTCGCCGGCGCCGTGGCACGACCGGGTGAGCTGCTCCTGCGGGCCATCCGGCGGCGTCCCTCGGCCTGA
- a CDS encoding GGDEF domain-containing protein, which produces MTGWRRKDTDTLVRRYGPAVSPGPEHRIAVLALAALTFVAGLIGMANLFVDGTLHQGATRSSYTVAMAACLAAAVALAVRQRIGRWQTFGLVLLVEVVYVIVVLSISEPAQATPLMLLFPSFVAAWFLGTRMLGATMLATVAACTIALEHTYDGVLTIAVQVAISAGALNTAAFGVHVLRRRVQRLLEATQALSHQDPLTGLANRRFLLEQAPRVWRQARREGSRVAAMVLDLDHFKQLNDAHGHAAGDAVLRAVATSLAATVRPSDVLARTGGEELIVLGLVSDPAEAHRLAERLRAAVRTSRTDEGHAVTASIGIALDRPVDGEEAGDAMWRLVDRADGAMYAAKQAGRDRVAAVLPRQRSGRFADSMAPTGRATGGAA; this is translated from the coding sequence GTGACGGGGTGGCGACGCAAGGACACCGACACACTCGTCAGGCGGTACGGCCCAGCCGTCAGCCCGGGGCCGGAACACCGGATCGCGGTGCTCGCCCTTGCCGCGCTCACCTTCGTCGCCGGCCTCATCGGCATGGCGAACCTCTTCGTCGACGGGACGCTGCACCAGGGCGCCACCCGCAGCAGCTACACCGTCGCGATGGCCGCCTGCCTGGCGGCAGCCGTCGCGCTGGCTGTCCGGCAGCGGATCGGCCGGTGGCAGACCTTCGGGCTGGTGCTGCTCGTCGAGGTCGTCTACGTGATCGTCGTCCTCAGCATCTCCGAGCCGGCGCAGGCGACCCCGCTGATGCTGCTGTTCCCCTCGTTCGTCGCCGCCTGGTTCCTCGGCACCCGGATGCTGGGCGCCACCATGCTCGCGACGGTGGCGGCCTGCACGATCGCCCTCGAGCACACCTATGACGGTGTCCTGACGATCGCCGTGCAGGTGGCGATCAGCGCCGGCGCCCTGAACACCGCGGCGTTCGGCGTCCACGTGCTGCGCCGCCGGGTCCAGCGGCTGCTCGAGGCCACGCAGGCGCTGTCCCACCAGGACCCGCTCACCGGGCTGGCCAACCGGCGCTTCCTCCTGGAGCAGGCCCCGAGGGTCTGGCGACAGGCCCGCCGCGAGGGGTCGCGGGTGGCCGCGATGGTCCTGGACCTCGACCACTTCAAGCAGCTCAACGACGCCCACGGTCACGCCGCCGGGGACGCCGTGCTGCGGGCGGTGGCGACGTCCCTGGCGGCCACGGTGCGGCCCAGCGACGTGCTGGCGCGCACCGGCGGTGAGGAGCTGATCGTGCTCGGGCTGGTCAGCGACCCGGCCGAGGCGCACCGACTGGCCGAGCGGCTGCGGGCGGCGGTGCGCACCAGCCGCACCGACGAAGGGCACGCGGTGACCGCCTCGATCGGCATCGCGCTGGACCGGCCGGTGGACGGCGAGGAGGCCGGCGACGCGATGTGGCGGCTGGTCGACCGCGCCGACGGCGCCATGTACGCGGCCAAGCAGGCCGGCCGCGACCGCGTGGCCGCCGTCCTGCCCCGGCAGCGCAGCGGGCGCTTCGCCGACAGCATGGCACCGACCGGACGCGCGACCGGCGGAGCCGCCTGA
- the panB gene encoding 3-methyl-2-oxobutanoate hydroxymethyltransferase, translated as MTESVLYGGTSTARVRVHHLQQAKERGEKWAMLTAYDTFSATVFEEAGIPVMLVGDSAGNVVLGHTSTVPVTVEDILGMTKAVTRSTKRALIVADLPFGSYEASPQQAFATAVRMLKEGGAQAVKLEGGVRVAPQTRMLTENGIPVMAHVGFTPQSEHALGGFRVQGRGAGAEQLLTDAHAVQEAGAFAVVLEMVPAEIAAQVTKELSIPTIGIGAGVDCDAQVLVWPDMAGLTSGRVPRFVKKYADLRGELLRAAREYADEVRSGVFPGPEHSFD; from the coding sequence ATGACGGAATCGGTGCTCTACGGCGGGACGTCCACCGCCCGGGTGCGGGTGCACCACCTGCAGCAGGCCAAGGAGCGCGGCGAGAAGTGGGCGATGCTCACCGCCTACGACACCTTCAGCGCGACCGTCTTCGAGGAGGCCGGCATCCCGGTGATGCTGGTCGGCGACTCCGCCGGCAACGTCGTCCTCGGGCACACCTCGACCGTGCCGGTCACCGTCGAGGACATCCTGGGGATGACCAAGGCGGTCACCCGCTCGACGAAGCGGGCGCTCATCGTGGCCGACCTGCCCTTCGGCAGCTACGAGGCGTCGCCGCAGCAGGCGTTCGCCACCGCCGTCCGGATGCTGAAGGAGGGCGGCGCGCAGGCGGTCAAGCTCGAGGGCGGGGTGCGGGTCGCCCCGCAGACCCGGATGCTGACCGAGAACGGCATCCCGGTGATGGCGCACGTCGGTTTCACGCCGCAGAGCGAGCACGCCCTCGGCGGCTTCCGGGTGCAGGGCCGCGGGGCCGGGGCCGAGCAGCTGCTGACCGACGCGCACGCCGTCCAGGAGGCCGGGGCGTTCGCCGTCGTCCTGGAGATGGTGCCGGCCGAGATCGCGGCGCAGGTGACCAAGGAGCTGTCGATCCCCACGATCGGCATCGGCGCCGGTGTCGACTGCGACGCCCAGGTGCTGGTCTGGCCGGACATGGCCGGTCTCACCAGCGGCCGGGTGCCGAGGTTCGTGAAGAAGTACGCCGACCTGCGCGGCGAGCTGCTGCGGGCTGCACGCGAGTACGCCGACGAGGTCCGCAGCGGCGTCTTTCCGGGGCCCGAGCACTCCTTCGACTGA